A window of Thermus caldifontis contains these coding sequences:
- a CDS encoding NAD(P)-dependent oxidoreductase, protein MGKGLRFAILGLGEAGSAIARDLVARDAVVLGYDPAPGKGVAGVPMMGSEAEAAAGADVVLSVNWARVALDVAKRVAPVLKPGQIYADLNTASPKIKRALADVIAPTGALFVDVALMSPVPGKGLSTFSLASGPGAKSYADVLIPLGGTVEVVGEEAGLAATRKLLRSVFFKGMAAAAMEALEAAKRLGLWDEVHNHIAKTLGEADESLAIRLVEGSLRHAHRRWEEMMAAAELLEELGVEPLMTRAAAAQLAALRAEVTDALV, encoded by the coding sequence ATGGGTAAAGGGTTGAGGTTTGCCATTTTGGGCCTGGGTGAGGCGGGGTCGGCTATCGCCAGGGATCTGGTTGCCCGGGATGCGGTGGTCTTGGGGTACGATCCGGCTCCTGGAAAAGGCGTTGCCGGGGTACCCATGATGGGCAGCGAGGCGGAGGCGGCGGCAGGTGCGGACGTGGTTCTTTCGGTTAACTGGGCCAGGGTAGCCCTTGATGTGGCCAAGAGGGTGGCGCCTGTATTGAAGCCGGGGCAGATATACGCGGACCTGAACACAGCCTCGCCAAAGATAAAGAGGGCGCTGGCTGATGTCATTGCACCTACTGGTGCCCTCTTTGTTGATGTTGCCTTGATGAGTCCAGTTCCTGGGAAGGGTCTCTCCACATTTTCTTTGGCTTCAGGACCTGGGGCAAAGAGCTATGCCGATGTCCTTATTCCCCTAGGAGGAACAGTGGAGGTGGTGGGCGAGGAGGCTGGTCTTGCCGCTACTCGGAAGCTTTTGCGAAGCGTCTTTTTTAAAGGGATGGCTGCGGCAGCAATGGAAGCCCTTGAGGCGGCAAAGCGGCTCGGCCTTTGGGATGAGGTTCACAACCACATTGCCAAGACCCTGGGTGAGGCTGATGAGTCCTTGGCCATTCGCCTTGTGGAAGGAAGTTTACGCCACGCACACAGGCGTTGGGAGGAGATGATGGCCGCTGCAGAACTCCTTGAGGAACTGGGTGTTGAACCTCTCATGACCCGGGCAGCAGCGGCGCAGCTGGCTGCACTGCGGGCAGAAGTCACGGATGCTTTGGTTTAA
- a CDS encoding RraA family protein: MLTASEVRELAELGSATVYEAAGRQGLVEASFLRLIPGSRAAGPALPVLCAQDDNLAAHAAMAVLQPGEVVVLTMPMAKPVALVGELLATQAKARQAAALLVDGAVRDGDELVALGLPVWARWLSPRGAKRENVLGIGVPVVLGGVQIRLGDYVVLDGDGIVVVSRERAREVLQRARERVEREAKLRELFAQGKLSLDIYGLREKVEGALAQAQRLREEPDG; the protein is encoded by the coding sequence ATGTTGACGGCATCAGAGGTACGAGAACTCGCGGAACTTGGCTCCGCCACGGTGTATGAAGCTGCTGGTCGCCAGGGATTGGTAGAGGCTTCGTTCCTTCGTCTTATCCCGGGATCCCGGGCAGCAGGGCCTGCTCTTCCGGTTCTGTGCGCGCAAGACGATAACCTGGCAGCTCATGCTGCCATGGCTGTGCTCCAGCCTGGTGAGGTTGTAGTCCTAACCATGCCTATGGCTAAACCCGTAGCCTTGGTGGGAGAGCTTCTTGCCACACAGGCTAAAGCCCGCCAAGCGGCGGCACTCTTGGTGGATGGTGCGGTTCGGGACGGTGACGAGCTGGTGGCCCTGGGTTTGCCCGTCTGGGCACGGTGGTTAAGTCCGAGGGGTGCCAAGCGAGAGAATGTGCTGGGTATAGGCGTACCGGTAGTTCTTGGCGGGGTGCAGATTCGCCTTGGCGACTATGTGGTTTTGGATGGGGATGGAATAGTGGTGGTTTCTAGGGAGCGAGCCCGGGAGGTGCTGCAACGGGCCCGGGAGCGGGTAGAGCGCGAGGCCAAGCTTAGAGAGCTCTTTGCCCAGGGTAAGCTTTCCCTTGACATTTATGGCCTTCGAGAAAAGGTGGAGGGTGCCCTGGCTCAAGCGCAGCGTCTCCGGGAGGAACCAGATGGGTAA
- a CDS encoding ATP-binding protein has protein sequence MLPRLLEPRLRRLLEVLPAVFLAGPRQVGKTTLALKLAREWGLDYRTLDDPTELAAAREDPRGYVEGLSLPAVLDEVQRAPELFLPLKLRLDREGRPKALLLTGSANVLLLPKVADTLVGRMAVARLLPLAQAELEGRGGGFPGLLLALAQGQTPPPPPPLGDLKERVVRGGFPRAALGPDPGEWFRAYLDTLLSRDVRELAQIERLHQLPGLLALLAARQGGLLNLAALSREVGIPHPTLRRYLSLLKALYLLAELPPWSTNLGKRLVKAPKVYLVDSGLAAHLLGHPQVRLEGALWGHLLEAFAVGEVLRLQAAHEGFRAFHYREAGGLEADLLLEFPQGVVVLEVKAKATLGSQDFAPLERIRSRLGERFLLGGILYGGEKPVAFGKGLVALPLSYLWL, from the coding sequence ATGCTTCCCCGCCTTCTGGAACCCCGGCTTCGGCGGCTCCTCGAGGTCCTCCCCGCCGTGTTCCTGGCCGGTCCCCGTCAGGTGGGGAAGACCACCCTGGCCCTGAAGCTGGCCAGGGAGTGGGGCCTGGACTACCGAACCCTGGACGATCCCACGGAACTGGCGGCCGCCCGGGAAGACCCCAGGGGCTACGTGGAGGGCCTTTCCCTACCTGCGGTTCTAGACGAGGTACAACGCGCCCCGGAGCTTTTCCTGCCCCTAAAGCTCCGCCTGGACCGGGAGGGAAGGCCAAAGGCCCTCCTCCTCACGGGATCGGCCAACGTCCTCCTCCTGCCCAAGGTGGCGGACACCCTGGTGGGTCGGATGGCCGTGGCCCGCCTCCTTCCCCTGGCCCAGGCGGAGCTGGAGGGGAGGGGGGGAGGCTTCCCCGGGCTCCTCCTAGCCTTGGCCCAAGGCCAAACCCCACCCCCTCCCCCACCCCTTGGGGACCTGAAGGAGCGGGTGGTGCGGGGAGGCTTCCCCCGGGCCGCCCTGGGGCCCGATCCTGGGGAGTGGTTCCGGGCCTACCTGGACACCCTCCTCTCCCGTGACGTGAGGGAACTGGCCCAGATTGAAAGGCTCCACCAACTACCCGGGCTTCTCGCCCTCTTGGCCGCCCGCCAGGGGGGGCTCCTCAACCTGGCCGCTCTCTCCCGGGAGGTTGGCATACCCCACCCTACGCTGAGGCGGTACCTGTCCCTCCTGAAGGCCCTCTATCTGCTGGCCGAGCTTCCCCCCTGGAGTACCAATCTGGGCAAGCGCCTAGTAAAGGCCCCCAAGGTGTACCTGGTGGACTCGGGCCTGGCCGCCCATCTCCTGGGGCACCCTCAGGTTCGCCTGGAAGGAGCCCTTTGGGGCCACCTCCTGGAGGCCTTTGCCGTGGGGGAGGTGCTCAGGCTGCAGGCGGCCCATGAAGGCTTTCGCGCCTTCCACTACCGGGAGGCGGGGGGGTTGGAGGCCGACCTCCTCCTGGAGTTCCCCCAGGGGGTAGTGGTCCTGGAGGTGAAGGCCAAGGCCACCCTGGGCTCCCAGGATTTCGCCCCCTTGGAGCGGATCCGGAGCCGGCTTGGGGAGAGGTTCCTGCTGGGAGGCATCCTCTACGGGGGGGAGAAGCCCGTGGCCTTCGGCAAGGGCCTAGTGGCCCTGCCCCTCAGCTACCTGTGGCTGTGA